ATCCTTCCGAGACCTCATTTTGTGCAATTGCACTGAGTGTGTTGTTGAAAATTTGACTTTGTTACAATGTTTTGTTATGCTTTCACTTCCGTTTATTCTTCTTCTCGATTTCTTTAGATTGTTTTCCCTCGAGCCGAGGGCGTATTGGAAATAGTCTCTCTACCTCTGCGGTAGAGATAAGGTTTGTGTATACTCTATCCTTCCAAGACCTCATTTTGTGCAATTACACTGAGTATGTTGTTGAAAATTTGACTTTGTTACAATGTTTTGTTATGCTTTCAATTCCGTTTATTCTTCTTCTCGATTTCTTTAGATTGTTTTCCCTCGAGCCGAGGGCGTATCTGAAACAGTCTCTCTACATCTGCGGTAGAGATTAAGGTTTGTGTATACTCTATCCTTCCAAGACCTCATTTTGTGCAATTACACTGAGTATGCTGTTGAAAATTTGGCTTGTTAGTAAAGGGTTTCCCATGGGAAACTCGTCTCCAACATTacactggatatgttgttgttagTCTGCGACTCTAATTTTGTGTATCCGGAAAAAGTCTTTCTACCTTCACAAGGTAAGGGTAAGACTACATATACACTACCCTTTTCAGGCATCGCTCGTGCATTTACAGTGAATATGTTGTTACTATGTAAGtcaatacataaaataacaaaaaatagaaagaattttCGATATGGACAAGAGGTCGTTGCTCAGATGGTAGAAAAACAACtcgattttcttttttagtagtgtttagcTAGATTCTTATATATTAGTTTAATAAGAGGGTATTCTCAATTTTGaaatagagattataatagattCTTGTGGTTCGATATTTACGgaccatcttttttttttttatacccTAATATAattgatcattttttatttgtcaatattgtcatgctaaacaaacaaataataatgatctcttttttttttctaaataaaaaatttaacatcaacaaattattatttttttttaaaaataaaaaaatgtcttttCAAGTATTAAAAATCATTCCTTTTTGCTTGGAAATTGGAAGACTTGACtgacttttattatttttttatttgacaatttaatagtttagtcaatgaattatttttcatattctttaaattttctctATTGACAATTACCAAATTTAAGGAGCTtttttcaaatagaaaaaaaaaataagtattctaaaaaaattcattaaaagccaaaataaaaataagaaacgATAAATGTAGTAATGTAGGTAGTGAGTCTTTATCTTATGTCTGCtacttatattataatttcaattaatttaaatttatattacgTGATTAAActagtaaataaaatattataattgaaaggcagaaatattattattattatatatagaaaaagaaaaaggataaaCGCAATTATTATATAACCATTTCATATGGAAATCCCAAAATATGAAAGGAGCGTCTaacaactttaattttaaagaaattcatcaaatattataaatttacaaTCCGATCAACAAATCAGAGATCTCGAGTTTGAGcatgaaaatcaaattattttttcaccttTTGCTATTTAAAAGTAGAATATTTTAACACTAATATAAATTATCCAgatctcaaaataaatatttcctcTATCTCATTACGAAAATTATTACTATTTGAAAAGTTAAATGTTTTTTCATGCAAttactcataattttttttaaacatcgttttaaatattttgattcgTTTAGTATATATAGCTTTCGAATAagtaacattatacattaattcaTAAACGAAATGACGTGTTTCAACTTTCGTACTCTATCCCTTTGAgcatatattaaaatagaagTACTAAATATCACGTGAGATTTACGAGGATATATACTTATACTTTCTTGTATCAAACATctatatcaatataatataaatatctgatatgaataaattttatcGAATATAAACGactttaaataaatatagtcaaataaaaaagagtatataaagaagaaagaaagaagcaCGAAAAGTACACTTATAACCCCACTTGTTCCCATTCGTTTCTACCTAATATTGAACTGTCTTTTTCTATGCTTTCTTTTCGATTAAATATTcgaattttattgatttgattaattttaattaaattaagtaaaaaaattatcgtaaattatttaatttttaaggcTCGAACTTTTCTAGAAGGGCATGTCAAACAACATAGTAGTAGAATACGAAGGTGATACGTGAAGattttaataatgttaatatCGTATAAATCGATGagatatatatcaaatattacaTATTTCTTGAAATTAGCTATGccttctcatttttatttttgttgcataataatttatcattcaaaatttatttcattctcTCGATCCGAAACCAATCCAATCATTTCACTATATTTTTTAGGGCAAAAgtaatttaattcaaatataacaTACATTAAATTCTGATATAACAATTCTAATCGTGTTTcgttatttttaattgaatagttTGAGTGTGAGAGTTTGAGTtcgaaatttttttaattgtgagcattttttctagaaataaatccTTACAATACTCAAGTTTATATTAGTCGAGCTTCAATGAATACTTATAATgcttaaatcaaaattaataacgAGTGtctattacataaatttaaattaatcgagcTTCGATCGAGAAATGACATGTTCTCTTGCTCCATTTTATCATTTATCCTTGTCATGAGAATCATGCCATGTCTCGTGACTTCAAAGCCccaaacagaaaaaaaatctcttcacacatgaaatcaaaattttcagaaaattagtaataaattcaCTAAAGTTTAATTTATCTATGAATTTCTTCATCTCCGTCTGAATTTCTCGCCGGAAAAAATGTTGAGGTCGCCGCAGGAACCGAACCGGAACGGCGGTATTAGAACTCCGTCTCCCCGGTCGAGAAATCAATCTCAGTTTCACTCAACCGTTTCCGTTCAAAAAAACCGGCGGTTCAACATTTTGATACTCATTTTCCGGTTCGCCGCCTTCTGCTTCTCACTCGCCTCTGCAATTTTCATGTTCGCTAACTCTCACGGCGGTGGCTCTGATTCCGATTCCGATTCTCTTCGGTGGTACCACTTCGATGCGTTCAGGTACTACTACTATTAGCTCTttctattttctaaaaaaaaaaagtatcaaattGAACTAAATTAAACATATTTGCAAAATTCAATTAGCTGATAAAACTACCTTAATTTGAGAATTTTAGATGAAATTTCTTCGATTCCTTCTTCTCCCTTCACTTATCTCATCTCGACGAGGATGAGTCAAAGCAGGACTAACAAATTTCTAAGGATACGAAGTTTTTATAGCTTATATATacgattatatatatatatatatatatatatatatatatatatatatattatatttatcgactattataagtttgttaaattaaattatttaagttgATTCTTATAAAGCATAGCTCAATTTGCGtggttgaaaaaataaatttatgggATCGTAAGTTAAAGCAGATAATACATATCAATAGATTCGAAtcatgataattttaattatgaatgtACAATTAATTACGTCTCAATTTCAAACGATTAAatcgattattttttttttgaagtctATAATGAGATTTTGTTTTTGGATAGATTTGTGGCTATTGCAGCTGGGATTGTAGCGTTGTATTCACTATTCGAAATTGGAGCTTCGGTTTGGGAAATATCAAGAGGCACCACTGTTCTTCCTGAAATTGTACAAGTTTGGTTCGATTTCAGTCACGATCAGGTTCGAcagaattcaataatttcagttCAAAtcgtatatttatttttatatattacagAATTATGTACAAGttaatttaaaatctaataACTTTCAATTCTAACACACCTTGATTTAAGTTTTTTGTGAAATGAGTCGATTACATTTGTATTTCGGTAAGCTACATGGAGAGGCGGAGGCAGAGGCAAAATTTTCAATATGAACATGAATCACACCTTCTCGTAGTTTTCTTTCACGAATtctatatgaatatgaaatgatTTGTACAGAATGTTGGAGACATAGTGTGAATCACACCTCCTCTAGCTACATGAATCACACCTCCTCGTAGTTTTCTTTCACGAATTCTATGTGAACATGAAATGATTCGTACCGAATGTTGGAGACATAGTGTGAATCACACCTCCTCGCA
This DNA window, taken from Solanum lycopersicum chromosome 5, SLM_r2.1, encodes the following:
- the LOC101262115 gene encoding CASP-like protein 4C2, yielding MLRSPQEPNRNGGIRTPSPRSRNQSQFHSTVSVQKNRRFNILILIFRFAAFCFSLASAIFMFANSHGGGSDSDSDSLRWYHFDAFRFVAIAAGIVALYSLFEIGASVWEISRGTTVLPEIVQVWFDFSHDQVFAYMLLSADSAGTALARTLKDRDTCTANNAFCVQSDISVALGFAGFMFLSFSSLLSGFRVVCFVLNGSRFHM